The genomic region GAGCGGGTGGTGCAGAACGGCGAGGGCATCGATGTGCTGCTGGTGCTCGACGTGTCGGGCTCGATGGAGCTTGGCGACCTGAAGCCCAACCGCCTGGAAGCCGCCAAGCGCGTAGCGCTGGAGTTCGTGGATGGGCGCCAAGGCGACCGGCTGGGGCTGGTGGTATTTGCCGGCGACGCCTACTCGCTGGCGCCGCTCACCACCGACTATGAGCTGCTGCGCGAAAGCCTGAGCGGCCTGCGGCTGGGCATGATTCCCAACGACGGCACGGCCATCGGCACGGCGCTGGGCGTGGCTACCAACCGCCTGCGCACCTCCCGCAGCCGCACCCGCGTGTGCATCCTGCTTTCGGATGGCGAAAACACGGCCGGCAGCCTCGACCCGCTGACGGCCGCCCGGCTGGCCCACGCCTACGGCCTCAAAATCTACACCATCGGCCTCGGCCAGGACGGCACCGTGCCCTTCGGCCGCGACGAGCTGGGCCGCCCCCGCTACGTGGAAACCCGCCTCGACGAAACCACCATGCGCCAGATTGCGCAGGCCGGCGAGGGCCAGTTTTTCCGAGCCACCGACAACGCCGCGCTCCGCCAGATTTTCCAGCGCATCAACCAGTATGAGAAGTCGGAAATCAAGCAGACCCGCTTCCGCAACACCAAGGACTACTACCGCCTCTATTTGTGGTGGTCGTTGGGGTTCTGGCTACTGTGGTTGGGGCTGAAAAACACGTTTCTGGCTAATTCGCTGGAAGATTAGGCCGCCGCTGCCGCCAGAGTAGGCGGCGGGTGGCGGCTTTTGCTGGAATTTTCTTCTACCCTCATAGATGATTCTGCTCTGGCCGGGTTTATGAAAAAACTCGCCACGCACTCCGCAATATTCGCAGCTGTTTGAGTTAGCAATAAACGCGGTAGAGACGCAATATTTTGCGTCTTGTTGTTGAACGACTGACGCGAGGTTGTGGTCAAACAACATCAGCAACGACGAGACGCAAAATATTGCGTCTCTACACTGTTCTACTGATTATCCAGGATAAACTCAACCCGCCCCCTAAACCTCCCCTACTCTGTGATTCAGGAAAACCTCCACTTCTTTCAGCAGCAGCTGGCCGGCACCAACTGCCGCCTCGTCACGGTCACGAAAACTCACCCCGTAGAAAAGCTGCAGCAGGCCTACGACGCCGGCGCCCGCCTGTTCGGCGAAAACAAGGTGCAGGAAATGGCCGCCAAGCAGCCCGAGCTACCCGCCGACATCGAGTGGCACCTCATCGGGCACCTGCAGACCAATAAGGTGAAATACATTGCCCCATTCGTGCACACCATTCAGAGCGTGGATAGCCTGAAGCTGCTGCTGGAAATGGAGAAGCAGGCCGCCAAGCACAACCGCGTTATCCGGGGGCTGCTCCAGTTCCATATTGCCGCCGAAGACACCAAAACCGGCCTCACCCTGCCCGAAGCCGAGGAAATCCTGCAGTCGGAGGACTTCCGGGCGCTGCACCACGTACGCCTGACCGGCGTGATGGCCATTGCCACCAACACGCCCGATGAAGCCCAGCTGCGCCAGGAATTCCAGTTGCTGCGCGGCTACTTCGAGCAGCTCAAAGCCCGCTACTTTGCCTCCGACGACGAGTTTCGCGAGATTTCCATGGGCATGAGTTCCGACTACCGCCTGGCCATCGAAGAAGGCAGCACGCTCATTCGGGTGGGCAGCGCTATTTTTGGCGCCCGGAGCTACCAGTAGCTCGTCTTCGCCTGATGGGTTACGGTCATGCTGAGCTTGCCGAAGCATCTCGCGTGCTGACCACAGATTAGCAACTCGACATCAGCACGCAAGATGCTTCGTCAAGCTCAGCATGACGTTCAACGAATTAACCATTCCATATTCCCTTAGATGACTGCCAAACTCATTCTGCAAATCGCGGCCCTGCTGGGCGCACTGGGCGTTGCCATCGGCGCGTTCGGGGCGCACGGCCTGCGGGCCATGCTGGAGGCGTCCGGCCGCTTCGACACGTTTGAAACCGCCGTGCGCTACCAGTTTTACCACACGCTAGCGTTGCTGGCCGTGGGTGTGCTGCTGCACGCCCGCCCAGAGCTGCGGCTGCTGGGCACCGCCGCCTGGCTCTGGACCAGCGGCGTCATCGTGTTCAGCGGCTCGCTTTATCTGCTGTGCTTCACGGGCATCACCAAGCTGGGCGCCGTGGCCCCCATCGGGGGCCTGCTGCTGATTGCGGGCTGGATTGCGCTGCTGCTGGCCGCCCGGCAGGCCTAGCAGCCCAATGCTGAAACCACATAGAAAAGGCGGCCCGCACGATGCGGGCCGCCTTTTCTGTGGCTGGTACTGCCGGAAAGCCTTACGACTTCTTGGCTTTCACTTTCAGCTTGTTATCGTCGGATTTCATCTTGGCCTTGTCGCTCAGATCGGCCGATTCCACTTTCTCGCTGGTCATGGCGGTGGCTTCCTTCACCTCGCCTACCACCGACACCATGGCGTTGCCGTTGGCCGAGTTCGACTCGATGGTCAGCACCTTGTTCTGGATACCCATCTTGCCGGCCGTGTTGAAGTTGGCGGTGATGGTGCCGCTCTTACCGGGCATCACGGGCTCCTTGGTCCACTCCGGCGTGGTGCAGCCGCAGCTTACGCCGATGTTGGAAATCACCAGCGGCTGGGTGCCGACGTTCTTAAATTTGAAAACGTGCTTCACCACCTCACCTTGCTTGGCGCTGCCGAAGTCGTACTTCATTTCTTCGAACTGAATTTGCGGGCCAGCTACTTTGGTCTGCGCATTGGCGGGCTTCACGGAAGCCGATTGGGCCTGGGCGGCAAAGCCAGCGCAAGCCAGCGACAGTGCCAGTACAAGTGCTTTTTTCATGATTGCTACTTCGTTAGGGTGTTGATGGAAACAAAAATACACGTTTTGACGGGCGGGGCAAGTTGAGTGCCAGTTTTCTACTTTCCGGGTGAAGCCTGCATGAAGACAGACACAGCGCCCGGCCCGCACGTTCCGCCGGCCCCGCCTAAAACAACAACAGGACGAGCAAAAGCTCGTCCTGTTGCAGGAAGTAATCATACCGATAGCGCACGTAAGACTGGCAACGGGTTTACGATAGCCGATTTGCAAGTAATTATTTATCAATAGGTAACCTGTTAATGCTTATCCCTTGAACTCCCTGGAGTACGGAAACTGGCGCGACGCCTTGCGCATGATGGTCGTCACGATGGTATTGGTGTCGCTGCCGAAGCCGCGCGTGAGGCTCTTGTCGTACTTCCACAGCAGCTCGCCCGATTTGCCGTCGTGGATGTTGATGAGCAGCTTGCCCGTGTTGGTGGGGCCGCTCATACCTACTGCCAGGCTCAGGGCAATAGCCGCGCCGTTGGACATGGGCTGGGTGCTGGCAAACGTGCCGGAAATGATACCATCGACGCCCAGCAACAGCGCCAGCTGCTCCGGCGTCTGGGTAGCCAGTTGCTCGGGCGAGAGGCCGCTTTGGGCCAGCAGGGCATTGGTGCGGGTGGGGTCCTGCACGTCAACGGTCAGGTCATTGGACGATTTCTGCTTCAGGAAATATGAGTGTAGCGCCTGCTGCACGTCCAGGCCTTCGCGCTGCTCCAGCCGGGCCACGCCCTCGGGGCCGCCGTTTTTGGCCACTTCCTGCGGCCGCAGCTGCAGCTTCACCACGAAGGGCAGAATGGCCAGCGTCTTGTGGCTCTGGGCCAGCATTTTGAAATTATTGTTGGTATAGATTTCGCGGGTCTGGGCCTGCGTGGCCAGCGGCGCTATTGCCAACAGGAGCAGGAAGAGTAGCAGCTTTTTCATAACAGCAGAGTGGAAAGGAAGGAGAGAGAAATAGCAGCTCGCGAAGCCTGAATGTCACATTACCAACATCGTGCCACAAAAATCCTAATTACTGAACTTTTCTCTCCCTTATTCCGTTCGCCGCCGCCCTTACTTACTCTTCGATCTTGTCACCCAGGAGCTTAGGGTTGAAATTGAGCAGGAATAATTTTTCCGAAGCACGCGTGACGGCCGTGTAGAGCCAGCGCGCAAACTCCGAGTTCACCATATCCTCTTTCAGAAAGCCGTGGTCGACGAACACGGCCTGCCACTGGCCGCCCTGCGCCTTATGGCAGGTGAGGGCGTAGGCAAACTTCACCTGCAGCGCGTTCAGAAACGGGTCTTTGCGCAGCGCGGCGGTCTTGTCCTTCTTGGTGGTGAGGTGGTCGTAGTCCTTGCCCACTGCCTCGTAGAGCTCCTTGCTCCGGTCGGCGGGCAGGGCGGGGCTTTCGGTGTGCAGCGTGTCGAGCAGCAGCTTAATTTCCATATCCGGCTCGTCGGGGTAGTCCACGAGCCGCACGCGGGCATCGGCGAAGCGGAAGCCGAACTCCTCGGTGAGGCGGATGATTTTCACCACCTGCACGAAGTCGCCGTTGGCCAGGAAGCCCATTTCCGAGTCTTTGGGCAGCCAGTAGTAGTTGTTGCGCACCACCATCAGGTAGTCGCCGCTCTCAATTTCATCCTCGGCCTCAAACAGCACCCGCCGGATCATCTGGTTGTACTGGTTGGCGTTCTTGTTGGAGCGGCAGATGATGGTGGTGTTTTCGTGCCCGAAGTTCTTGTAGGCCCAGCGCAGGCCGTCTTCCAGCTTGTCGCCGCCCATCTGAAACAGGTCGGGGTAGCCGCGGGTATGGAACTGGATGTTGGGCTTTTCCTCGCGCAGCTCTTCCCGCAGCACGGTGGCGTTCATCAGAATCCCCGACTGCTCGGCCTGGCGCATCACCTGGCGCAGCTCCACCCCGTCCACGGTGGCGCGGAAGCGGTGGCGCAGCAGGTCGGGGTCGAGGGCGGGGCTGAGCAGCTGGCCTACGGGCGGCAGCTGGGCCGTGTCGCCGATGAGCAGCAGGCGGTTGGAGGGCTTCTCGAATACGTAGTTGAGCAGGTCGTCGAGCAGGCCGGTTTCGCCGAACGACT from Hymenobacter canadensis harbors:
- a CDS encoding VWA domain-containing protein; its protein translation is MQQLWQQLFGPIVDSLRYATLASYAWEQPRLLLLIGAIPLLFVGRWLLAYRRRSKLGVAFVKGEVRRDWSAVLRFLPDVVLALSLAFAVMALARPQRTDERVVQNGEGIDVLLVLDVSGSMELGDLKPNRLEAAKRVALEFVDGRQGDRLGLVVFAGDAYSLAPLTTDYELLRESLSGLRLGMIPNDGTAIGTALGVATNRLRTSRSRTRVCILLSDGENTAGSLDPLTAARLAHAYGLKIYTIGLGQDGTVPFGRDELGRPRYVETRLDETTMRQIAQAGEGQFFRATDNAALRQIFQRINQYEKSEIKQTRFRNTKDYYRLYLWWSLGFWLLWLGLKNTFLANSLED
- a CDS encoding YggS family pyridoxal phosphate-dependent enzyme, with product MIQENLHFFQQQLAGTNCRLVTVTKTHPVEKLQQAYDAGARLFGENKVQEMAAKQPELPADIEWHLIGHLQTNKVKYIAPFVHTIQSVDSLKLLLEMEKQAAKHNRVIRGLLQFHIAAEDTKTGLTLPEAEEILQSEDFRALHHVRLTGVMAIATNTPDEAQLRQEFQLLRGYFEQLKARYFASDDEFREISMGMSSDYRLAIEEGSTLIRVGSAIFGARSYQ
- a CDS encoding DUF423 domain-containing protein, translated to MTAKLILQIAALLGALGVAIGAFGAHGLRAMLEASGRFDTFETAVRYQFYHTLALLAVGVLLHARPELRLLGTAAWLWTSGVIVFSGSLYLLCFTGITKLGAVAPIGGLLLIAGWIALLLAARQA
- a CDS encoding DUF1573 domain-containing protein; its protein translation is MKKALVLALSLACAGFAAQAQSASVKPANAQTKVAGPQIQFEEMKYDFGSAKQGEVVKHVFKFKNVGTQPLVISNIGVSCGCTTPEWTKEPVMPGKSGTITANFNTAGKMGIQNKVLTIESNSANGNAMVSVVGEVKEATAMTSEKVESADLSDKAKMKSDDNKLKVKAKKS
- a CDS encoding ATP-dependent DNA helicase, yielding MLSVRTPSVRDYFPYEPTQDQAKLFQKLDVFLKDELPGRKAFVLRGYAGTGKTTVVSALVQWLHKLGRKYVLMAPTGRAAKVMSGYAGVPASTIHKKIYRQTSGTPSQSLSFQRQPNRAQDTLFIVDEASMISDEKSFGETGLLDDLLNYVFEKPSNRLLLIGDTAQLPPVGQLLSPALDPDLLRHRFRATVDGVELRQVMRQAEQSGILMNATVLREELREEKPNIQFHTRGYPDLFQMGGDKLEDGLRWAYKNFGHENTTIICRSNKNANQYNQMIRRVLFEAEDEIESGDYLMVVRNNYYWLPKDSEMGFLANGDFVQVVKIIRLTEEFGFRFADARVRLVDYPDEPDMEIKLLLDTLHTESPALPADRSKELYEAVGKDYDHLTTKKDKTAALRKDPFLNALQVKFAYALTCHKAQGGQWQAVFVDHGFLKEDMVNSEFARWLYTAVTRASEKLFLLNFNPKLLGDKIEE